In Mytilus trossulus isolate FHL-02 chromosome 6, PNRI_Mtr1.1.1.hap1, whole genome shotgun sequence, a single window of DNA contains:
- the LOC134721939 gene encoding chitin deacetylase 1-like, producing the protein MKVFVYLAVLVGLVYGQCDPAGNCSPPDCRCFKDNTTPGGLQPDEIPQMVVITMDYALNSEYAELYDQLFTTTNPNDCPTLGTFYLQDLNTDYDVVKAYYDRGFEIGVSSVDGTIPKDEVGWVDLIKTVKTKITGAGINGDDVRGYRPPQLNFGGTEEFIGIGDNGLVYDAGCVTSEYDTASNFKWPFTYDFPEGATCNGQSMPVDKEFKGKWELIIPDFTFTNDTKCEVPQGCTNVETKTDAFNILYDNFIAHYEGSRTPYIVIIDAAWMKTDFKREGTVEFMDYVRAGFPDTWVVTAWQSLQWVQNPTPTANISSFAPWSC; encoded by the exons ATGAAAGTCTTTGTATATCTCGCAGTTTTGGTTGGGTTAGTTTATGGACAATGCGATCCAGCTGGAAACTGTAGTCCGCCAGACTGTCGATGTTTCAAAGACAACACTACTCCCGGGGGATTACAGCCAGATGAAATCCCTCAAATGGTGGTTATTACAATGGATTATGCTCTGAATTCTGAATACGCCGAGTTGTACGACCAATTGTTCACCACCACCAATCCAAATGACTGTCCAACTTTGGGTACCTTCTATCTCCAGGATCTGAATACAGACTATGATGTTGTAAAGGCTTATTATGACAGGGGATTTGAAATAGGTGTCAGTTCTGTCGATGGAACAATTCCTAAAGACGAAGTAGGATGGGTTGACCTAATCAAAA ctgtaaaaactaaaataacTGGTGCTGGCATCAATGGTGATGATGTACGGGGATACAGACCACCACAGTTAAACTTTGGAGGAACTGAAGAATTTATTG GTATCGGCGACAATGGCTTGGTCTACGATGCTGGTTGTGTGACTTCAGAGTACGATACAGCAAGCAACTTCAAGTGGCCATTTACATACGACTTCCCAGAGGGAGCAACATGTAATGGCCAGAGTATGCCAGTAGATAAAGAATTCAAGG gtAAATGGGAGCTCATCATCCCAGATTTCACTTTCACGAATGACACAAAATGTGAAGTTCCACAAGGGTGCACTAATGTTGAAACGAAGACAGATGCTTTCAATATATTATATGATAA cTTTATTGCTCACTACGAGGGTAGCCGAACACCATATATCGTTATTATTGATGCTGCTTGGATGAAGACCGACTTCAAGAGAGAAGGAACTGTAGAATTCATGGATTACGTCAGAGCAGGTTTCCCT gaCACTTGGGTAGTTACAGCCTGGCAGTCACTCCAATGGGTACAAAATCCAACCCCAACTGCCAACATTTCATCATTCGCACCATGGTCATGTTGA